A genomic window from Indioceanicola profundi includes:
- a CDS encoding glycosyltransferase family 87 protein, whose translation MRRTVGERNEPAARIAAAILVAGLTMLIVWQLQRSLPGPLLWDFGSFMGSGRGAAEGLNPYDIYPGLTFRLEIPGFESWNHNLNPPVALLLFQPLSQLEPFMAFRLWWAVTVISYAALVWLLVQRYRPEAPLVPALAAFAAAGFWDTLILGQIYVPLALAAVGAWLLLERDRPIAAGILIGIVVAVKPNFLVWPGLLFLAGHYRAAFACGASAVALSIIPALLYGPEVYRFWLDLVANDEGRAVFLTNASLPGLFQRFGLNSLGMAASLLLLAGLAFWAWRRRPDPLLASALGLLGALLASPLAWIHYTLFLLPLFFWLRMTPLLSVTALLLIVPVTVILDRFMVAPAWQQATIGSAYGWALLLLFAAVLLQVRDPRTEPSPRRHLEPAINPAE comes from the coding sequence ATGAGGAGAACCGTGGGGGAGCGGAATGAACCGGCCGCAAGGATCGCGGCCGCCATTCTCGTTGCCGGCCTTACAATGCTTATTGTGTGGCAGCTTCAGCGCTCCCTGCCGGGGCCGTTGCTCTGGGATTTCGGTTCCTTCATGGGGTCGGGGCGGGGCGCTGCGGAGGGGCTGAATCCCTACGACATCTATCCCGGCCTGACCTTCCGGCTGGAAATCCCCGGCTTCGAAAGTTGGAATCATAATCTTAATCCACCGGTGGCGCTGCTTCTGTTCCAGCCGCTCTCGCAGCTCGAGCCCTTCATGGCATTCCGTCTCTGGTGGGCTGTCACCGTGATATCCTATGCGGCCCTGGTCTGGCTGCTGGTCCAGCGCTACCGGCCCGAAGCGCCGCTGGTCCCGGCCCTGGCGGCATTTGCCGCGGCGGGCTTCTGGGACACGCTGATCCTGGGCCAGATCTATGTTCCCCTGGCTCTGGCGGCTGTCGGCGCTTGGCTGCTGCTGGAGCGGGATCGGCCCATCGCCGCGGGCATCCTGATCGGCATCGTCGTGGCCGTGAAGCCGAACTTCCTGGTCTGGCCCGGCCTGCTGTTCCTGGCCGGGCACTATCGCGCCGCCTTCGCCTGCGGCGCGTCTGCCGTGGCGCTCTCGATCATCCCCGCCCTGCTTTATGGGCCGGAGGTCTACCGGTTCTGGCTCGATCTCGTCGCCAATGATGAGGGCCGGGCCGTCTTCCTGACCAATGCGTCGCTTCCGGGCCTATTCCAGCGGTTTGGACTGAACAGTCTCGGCATGGCCGCAAGCCTGTTGCTGCTGGCAGGTCTCGCGTTCTGGGCTTGGCGGCGGCGGCCGGACCCGCTGCTGGCGAGCGCCCTCGGACTGCTGGGCGCTCTTTTAGCGTCGCCGCTGGCCTGGATCCATTACACGCTTTTCCTGCTGCCGCTCTTCTTCTGGCTACGGATGACGCCGCTCCTATCGGTCACAGCCTTGCTGCTGATCGTTCCGGTAACAGTCATCCTCGACCGCTTCATGGTGGCTCCGGCCTGGCAGCAGGCCACCATCGGGTCCGCCTATGGCTGGGCGCTGCTGCTGCTGTTCGCGGCCGTACTGCTGCAGGTCCGCGATCCCCGGACGGAGCCGTCGCCCCGGCGGCATCTGGAGCCCGCAATCAATCCGGCTGAGTAA
- a CDS encoding DUF4185 domain-containing protein: protein MRDLFLILAGAAALAVPATSALSTLPTAIPSPRLGQGGAVRVQPLATQKICQLIGEVDRQTGAPTINATESRFGFWGSDLGISVEHAGRLYFLFGDTHARPGLGRPHDTDLIASTADRDPERCLRLDVPRAEDGGYRPLTIPGVSSGAFEVPTGGFSANGKLYLIASTDNSPHRTMGRSVLAASEDDGASFTRIMDLSTDKFINVAATVIGSSEVPGLPTPPGGAVLMWGTGTYRASAPFLAISPSAQVENAAARRYFAGMESGLPRWSDKEADAVPLFQQSCMGEVSVAWNEHLRKWVMLYNCMGPGGRSQILMRSADLPWGPWAEPLIVFDPAVDGDCRFIQAGGPMPAGQPCAMVGDPHVRFSPGDAYGPYLIPSFSRPAPGGGVHIYFTMSTWNPYTVVLMRATLLQDQPEAPAQDAVPPRLVAY, encoded by the coding sequence ATGCGCGACCTTTTCCTGATCCTCGCCGGCGCCGCGGCCCTTGCGGTTCCGGCGACCAGTGCCCTCAGCACCCTGCCGACGGCGATCCCATCCCCGCGCCTTGGCCAGGGAGGGGCTGTACGTGTGCAGCCGCTGGCGACGCAGAAAATCTGTCAGCTCATCGGCGAGGTTGACCGGCAGACCGGCGCTCCCACCATCAATGCCACCGAGAGCCGCTTCGGCTTCTGGGGCAGCGATCTCGGCATTTCGGTGGAGCATGCCGGCCGGCTCTATTTCCTGTTCGGCGACACCCACGCCCGGCCCGGCCTCGGTCGCCCCCACGATACGGACCTGATCGCGAGCACCGCCGACCGGGACCCGGAACGCTGCCTGCGCCTCGACGTTCCGCGGGCGGAGGATGGCGGGTACCGGCCCCTCACCATTCCCGGCGTATCTTCCGGCGCGTTCGAGGTGCCGACCGGCGGTTTCAGCGCCAACGGAAAGCTTTATCTCATCGCCAGCACGGACAACTCCCCGCACCGTACCATGGGTCGCTCGGTCCTGGCCGCCTCGGAGGATGATGGGGCGAGCTTCACCAGGATCATGGACCTGTCCACGGACAAGTTCATCAATGTCGCAGCAACGGTGATCGGCTCGTCGGAAGTTCCTGGACTACCTACCCCGCCGGGCGGCGCCGTGCTGATGTGGGGCACCGGCACCTATCGTGCGAGCGCGCCGTTCCTGGCCATCTCCCCCTCCGCCCAGGTGGAGAATGCGGCTGCCCGCCGCTATTTCGCCGGCATGGAGAGCGGGCTTCCCCGCTGGAGCGACAAGGAGGCCGATGCGGTACCCTTGTTCCAGCAGTCCTGCATGGGCGAGGTCTCGGTCGCCTGGAACGAGCATCTGCGCAAGTGGGTCATGCTGTACAACTGCATGGGGCCGGGCGGCCGCTCGCAGATCCTGATGCGCTCCGCCGATCTGCCCTGGGGCCCGTGGGCGGAACCGCTGATCGTCTTCGACCCGGCAGTGGATGGCGACTGCCGCTTCATCCAGGCTGGCGGCCCCATGCCTGCGGGCCAGCCCTGCGCCATGGTGGGGGACCCGCACGTAAGGTTCTCCCCGGGCGATGCCTATGGCCCCTACCTCATCCCGTCCTTCAGCCGCCCGGCGCCGGGCGGCGGCGTTCACATCTACTTCACCATGTCCACCTGGAACCCCTACACCGTGGTGCTGATGCGTGCCACGCTGTTGCAGGATCAGCCGGAAGCACCGGCCCAGGACGCGGTGCCGCCAAGGCTGGTCGCCTACTGA
- a CDS encoding SDR family NAD(P)-dependent oxidoreductase — MTDVAALPPDPLAREVWVILGASSAVARAFSRGVAPDADLLLCGRDMDDLGRMAGDLRVRHDCRAEAVNFNATDYDSHCGLVERAAAFAGRGRLNLFIAFGDMPEQTEIDNDFALARRTVETNYLGAVSVLSRFAPRLEAQGGGSVVVLGSVAGDRGRLKNYVYGSAKAGLHAYVQGYRARMHRAGVHVMTVKPGFLDTAMTWSLGKLPMAMQPDAFAATIMKHLKAKRDVVYVPWPWLGIMTIIRTVPERVFKRTNI; from the coding sequence ATGACGGACGTGGCAGCACTTCCCCCTGATCCCCTGGCGCGGGAGGTCTGGGTCATCCTGGGAGCTTCCTCCGCCGTGGCGCGGGCCTTTTCCAGAGGCGTTGCCCCCGATGCCGACCTGCTGCTCTGCGGCCGTGACATGGACGATCTTGGGCGCATGGCCGGCGATCTGCGCGTCCGTCATGACTGCCGGGCGGAGGCGGTGAATTTCAACGCCACCGACTATGACAGCCATTGCGGGCTGGTGGAGCGTGCCGCCGCCTTCGCCGGGCGCGGGCGGCTGAACCTGTTCATCGCCTTCGGCGACATGCCGGAGCAGACCGAAATCGACAACGACTTCGCTCTCGCGCGCCGGACGGTGGAGACGAACTATCTTGGCGCGGTTTCCGTCCTCTCCCGCTTCGCGCCCCGGCTGGAGGCGCAGGGGGGCGGCAGCGTGGTCGTGCTCGGCTCCGTTGCCGGCGACCGTGGGCGGCTCAAGAACTACGTTTACGGCTCCGCCAAAGCGGGGCTGCATGCCTATGTCCAGGGTTACCGGGCGCGCATGCACCGGGCGGGCGTGCATGTGATGACGGTGAAGCCGGGGTTCCTGGACACGGCCATGACATGGTCATTGGGCAAGCTGCCCATGGCCATGCAGCCGGACGCCTTCGCCGCCACCATCATGAAGCACCTGAAGGCCAAGCGCGACGTGGTTTATGTGCCCTGGCCCTGGCTCGGCATCATGACCATCATCCGCACGGTGCCGGAGCGGGTGTTCAAGCGCACCAACATCTGA
- a CDS encoding FAD-binding oxidoreductase, which produces MSTSPWRDVSLTGWGRTARADSKAARPERQSALRAALESSNGKPVLAFGAGRSYGDAALNSGGYALLTERLDRLISFDSATGELVAEPGVTFETLMRVLLPRGWLVPVTPGTAFATLGGAVANDVHGKNQEAAGNFSDHLQWIEVLTAKGEVVRASAQENADLFAATVGGIGLTGIITALSLRLQRVPGNAAMVKLRRLPDLDAVVEGLTTPHPDTPYSVAWIDALAGGRNLGRGVLELAAPAEEPLPEQAVKARGLPVDLPGFVLSGPTVRAFNEMYWRRVPAGGTERPTHWRSFLYPLDAIHQWNRMYGKAGFHQFQCVVPQDEAPAAVRGLLETLGKAGRASFLAVLKAMGREGRGDLSFSMPGLTLAVDIPNRPGVDELLTRLERQTLDAGGRVYLAKDSHLSPDGFRAMYPRLAGFQAALKKWDPDGKFMSDMARRLKIREGGAA; this is translated from the coding sequence ATGAGCACCTCTCCCTGGCGTGATGTCAGCCTGACCGGCTGGGGCCGCACGGCCCGCGCCGATAGCAAGGCGGCCCGACCGGAGCGTCAGTCCGCGCTGCGCGCCGCCCTCGAAAGCTCCAACGGCAAGCCCGTGCTGGCCTTCGGCGCCGGCCGGTCCTATGGCGATGCCGCGCTGAACAGCGGCGGCTATGCCCTGTTGACTGAACGGCTGGACCGGCTGATCTCCTTCGATTCCGCTACCGGAGAGCTGGTTGCGGAACCCGGCGTTACCTTTGAGACCCTGATGCGGGTGCTGCTGCCGCGGGGCTGGCTGGTTCCGGTGACTCCAGGGACCGCCTTTGCCACGCTGGGCGGCGCCGTCGCCAACGACGTTCATGGCAAGAACCAGGAGGCCGCCGGCAATTTCAGCGACCATCTGCAATGGATCGAGGTGCTGACCGCGAAGGGCGAGGTAGTGCGCGCCTCGGCACAGGAGAATGCCGACCTGTTCGCAGCTACGGTCGGCGGGATCGGCCTGACCGGGATCATCACCGCGCTATCCCTGCGCCTGCAGCGCGTACCCGGCAATGCCGCCATGGTGAAGCTGAGGCGCTTGCCCGATCTGGATGCCGTGGTGGAAGGGCTGACCACGCCGCATCCGGACACGCCCTATTCGGTGGCCTGGATCGATGCCCTGGCCGGTGGGCGCAATCTCGGCCGCGGCGTGTTGGAGCTTGCCGCACCCGCGGAGGAGCCCCTGCCGGAGCAGGCGGTGAAGGCCCGCGGTCTGCCGGTCGACCTGCCGGGATTCGTGTTGAGCGGCCCCACGGTTCGCGCCTTCAACGAGATGTACTGGCGGCGCGTGCCAGCCGGCGGGACGGAGCGGCCGACCCACTGGCGCAGCTTCCTCTATCCGCTGGATGCCATCCACCAGTGGAACCGGATGTACGGCAAGGCTGGCTTCCACCAGTTCCAGTGCGTGGTGCCGCAGGATGAGGCGCCCGCCGCGGTGCGGGGCCTGTTGGAAACCCTGGGCAAGGCCGGCCGGGCCAGCTTCCTGGCCGTTCTGAAGGCCATGGGCCGGGAGGGGCGGGGCGACCTCAGCTTCTCCATGCCCGGCCTGACCTTGGCAGTGGACATCCCGAACCGCCCCGGCGTGGATGAGTTGCTGACGCGGCTGGAACGGCAGACCTTGGATGCCGGCGGGCGCGTCTATCTGGCCAAGGACAGCCATCTGTCGCCGGACGGATTCCGGGCCATGTACCCGCGCTTGGCCGGCTTCCAGGCGGCGTTGAAGAAGTGGGACCCTGACGGCAAGTTCATGAGCGATATGGCGCGGCGTCTGAAAATCCGTGAGGGAGGGGCGGCATGA
- a CDS encoding lysylphosphatidylglycerol synthase transmembrane domain-containing protein: MDRSSNREGMPVGLGRIEKWAIGGAVAFAVVAIIAGILAGGPEALHQLGRIGPGVALALLGLSLINYLARTVRWLIFTRGAGLSVPAGQNGLYYMAGLAMSTTPGKLGEAVRLWFLRRGHGYPYERTAGLMIADRLSDAAAAVLLTIAGLGGVFAGHGMAIAIGAVVVGGASIVLLAPRWSLPIVNLAYRIVGRAPRLFGRVRRMLLHAGRLGSPGLYLGGLVLALIGWGAEAYALKVLLDVFGADVTMLQAAFVFCFAMLVGAAAMLPGGLGGTEVSMFGLLVALGVQADVAVAATAVIRVTTLWFAVLLGFIALPIATRMMRADEAAGHGVAAGGAA, translated from the coding sequence ATGGACCGAAGCAGCAATCGCGAGGGCATGCCGGTCGGCCTCGGACGCATTGAGAAATGGGCGATCGGCGGCGCCGTCGCCTTCGCCGTTGTCGCCATCATCGCCGGCATTCTGGCCGGCGGGCCGGAGGCGCTGCATCAGCTCGGCCGCATTGGACCCGGCGTGGCGCTTGCGCTGCTGGGGCTGTCGCTCATCAATTATCTGGCCAGGACGGTGCGCTGGCTGATCTTCACACGCGGTGCCGGTCTCTCCGTTCCGGCAGGGCAGAACGGGCTCTATTATATGGCCGGGCTGGCCATGTCGACCACGCCCGGCAAGCTGGGCGAGGCTGTGCGGCTCTGGTTCCTGCGCCGCGGCCATGGCTATCCCTATGAGCGTACGGCCGGATTGATGATCGCCGACCGTCTGAGCGATGCGGCGGCGGCGGTGCTGCTGACCATTGCCGGCCTGGGCGGCGTGTTTGCCGGCCACGGGATGGCTATCGCGATCGGAGCGGTCGTGGTCGGCGGCGCTTCCATCGTGCTGCTCGCTCCGCGCTGGAGCCTGCCCATCGTCAATCTAGCGTACCGCATTGTCGGCCGGGCGCCGCGCCTGTTCGGGCGCGTGCGGCGCATGCTGCTGCATGCGGGTCGCCTCGGCTCGCCGGGACTTTATCTCGGTGGTCTGGTCCTGGCGCTTATCGGCTGGGGGGCGGAGGCTTATGCGCTGAAGGTGCTGCTGGACGTGTTTGGGGCCGATGTCACCATGCTCCAGGCCGCTTTCGTCTTCTGTTTCGCCATGCTGGTTGGGGCGGCCGCCATGCTGCCCGGCGGTTTAGGCGGCACGGAGGTATCCATGTTCGGGCTTCTGGTGGCTTTGGGCGTCCAGGCGGACGTGGCTGTCGCGGCCACCGCCGTCATCCGCGTCACGACGCTGTGGTTCGCGGTGCTGCTGGGCTTCATCGCCCTGCCCATCGCCACCCGCATGATGCGGGCGGATGAGGCGGCCGGCCATGGCGTCGCCGCCGGAGGTGCCGCATGA
- a CDS encoding UbiA family prenyltransferase produces MLHSNTAIAANDFDEARGVVESRPLIVDLDGTLLRTDLLYESFTLLIKQQPWLLLLIPYWLFVGGKAHLKREIARRVDLDVGSLPLNRDFLDWVLRQRLDGRTVAIVSASDQSLVDKVAADIGFFHDAIGSDGVTNLSGRRKIDAITAKFGPDFTYCGDAVTDIHVWEHCRSAVLVGNGTKLAKRLPEDVVVHEQFALEPANWRIWAKALRVHQWAKNGLVFVPLLLSGQVLDLGAVAMAALGTLILSLVASATYLLNDLLDLADDRQHRSKCKRPFACGALPLANGLLAIPVLAAAVGVLLLFTPAAFAAVTLLYLVVTLAYSFRLKRVPNLDLFVLAFLFTTRILAGITVIGAVMSPWLLTFSMFFFLSLAAMKRYTECSELERSGKRSTPGRGYRSGDHPWLLAMGAASGFCSALVFFMYLVEPDSPAHSYATPEILWFICMILGYWLSSAWLTALRGQMNDDPVLFALRDRQSRMLGVLTVLLVVAAHINWLPGA; encoded by the coding sequence ATGCTGCACAGCAACACCGCCATCGCCGCGAACGACTTCGACGAAGCCCGCGGCGTGGTAGAAAGCCGTCCATTAATCGTCGATCTGGACGGCACGCTGCTCAGGACCGATCTGCTCTATGAAAGCTTTACGTTATTGATAAAACAGCAGCCTTGGCTGCTGTTGCTGATTCCCTACTGGCTTTTCGTCGGCGGCAAGGCCCACCTGAAGCGGGAAATTGCCCGGCGGGTGGATCTTGACGTCGGGTCGCTGCCGCTGAACCGGGACTTCCTGGATTGGGTGCTGCGTCAGCGCCTGGACGGGCGCACGGTCGCCATCGTCTCCGCATCCGATCAAAGTCTGGTCGACAAGGTTGCGGCCGATATCGGCTTCTTCCATGACGCGATCGGCAGCGACGGGGTGACGAACCTGTCCGGCCGCCGTAAGATCGATGCGATCACGGCCAAGTTCGGACCGGATTTCACCTATTGCGGCGATGCCGTCACCGACATCCATGTCTGGGAGCATTGCCGCTCGGCCGTGCTGGTCGGCAACGGAACCAAGCTTGCCAAGCGGCTTCCGGAAGATGTCGTGGTGCATGAGCAGTTCGCGTTGGAACCGGCGAACTGGCGCATCTGGGCCAAGGCGCTCCGCGTCCATCAATGGGCCAAGAACGGTCTGGTCTTCGTGCCGCTGCTGCTGTCAGGCCAAGTTCTGGACCTCGGGGCAGTCGCCATGGCGGCGCTCGGAACGCTGATCCTCAGCCTCGTCGCCTCGGCGACCTATCTGCTGAATGACCTGCTGGACCTTGCCGATGACCGTCAGCACAGGAGTAAGTGCAAGCGGCCCTTCGCCTGCGGCGCCCTGCCGCTTGCGAACGGTCTGCTGGCGATTCCTGTGCTTGCGGCCGCGGTGGGCGTGCTGCTGCTGTTCACGCCGGCGGCATTCGCGGCTGTGACGCTGCTCTACCTCGTGGTCACGTTGGCCTATTCGTTCCGGCTGAAGCGCGTTCCGAACCTGGACCTCTTTGTCCTCGCCTTCCTGTTCACCACGCGCATCCTGGCCGGCATCACCGTGATCGGGGCCGTCATGTCGCCGTGGCTGTTAACCTTCTCAATGTTCTTCTTTCTCAGCCTCGCAGCCATGAAGCGATACACGGAATGCAGTGAACTGGAGCGGAGCGGCAAGCGTTCGACGCCCGGGCGGGGCTACCGCTCCGGCGACCATCCCTGGCTGCTCGCCATGGGGGCGGCCAGCGGTTTCTGCTCGGCCCTGGTCTTCTTCATGTATCTGGTGGAGCCGGACTCCCCGGCACACTCCTACGCGACGCCGGAGATCCTGTGGTTCATCTGCATGATCCTCGGATACTGGCTGAGTTCCGCTTGGCTCACGGCCCTCCGCGGACAGATGAACGACGACCCCGTGCTCTTCGCTCTGCGTGACCGGCAGTCCCGCATGCTGGGCGTTCTGACCGTGCTGCTGGTCGTGGCCGCACATATCAACTGGTTGCCGGGGGCTTGA
- a CDS encoding response regulator translates to MGLRVLVAEDDVLIAMQLGSILEDLGHDACWFATSGPEAMELARRHKPDLVTMDGHLAAGTSGILAASAISSTLGIPVVMVSGHLDAQTAQDAGAVVLVGKPFQPADIENALHIACKLRLPTQS, encoded by the coding sequence ATGGGATTGAGGGTCCTGGTGGCGGAGGACGACGTGCTCATCGCGATGCAACTCGGATCTATACTCGAGGATCTGGGCCACGATGCGTGCTGGTTCGCCACAAGCGGCCCGGAAGCCATGGAGCTTGCCCGGCGGCACAAGCCGGACCTTGTGACCATGGACGGCCACCTCGCTGCCGGAACCTCCGGCATTCTGGCGGCATCGGCGATTTCCAGCACGCTCGGCATTCCCGTGGTCATGGTGTCGGGTCATCTCGATGCCCAGACCGCACAGGATGCCGGAGCGGTGGTTCTTGTCGGAAAGCCGTTTCAGCCGGCCGACATCGAGAATGCGCTCCACATCGCCTGCAAGCTCCGCCTGCCGACGCAAAGCTGA
- a CDS encoding UDP-glucuronic acid decarboxylase family protein, with protein sequence MHRRELLDRFGGRKRCLVTGGAGFLGSHLCERLLAMGNDVLCVDNFFTGNRANISHLLQNPHFEVMRHDITFPIYVEVDEIYNLACPASPVHYQHDPVQTAKVSVHGAINMLGLAKRTGAKILQASTSEVYGDPTVHPQTEDYRGNVNPIGPRACYDEGKRCAETLFFDYHRQHDLRIRVMRIFNTYGPRMHPADGRVVSNFIVQALQGEPITIYGDGSQTRSFCYVDDLIEGMIRLMNAPDEVTGPINLGNPVETRVLELAEKIRDYLGSSSPIVFEPLPVDDPIQRCPDITRARTMLEWEPRVSLEEGLRRTVDYFAERLTAPAPAAVKVGAGKV encoded by the coding sequence ATGCACCGTCGGGAGCTGCTGGACCGGTTTGGTGGGCGCAAACGTTGCCTGGTGACGGGGGGCGCCGGATTTCTTGGTTCTCACCTGTGTGAGCGGCTTCTGGCGATGGGGAACGACGTGCTCTGCGTCGACAACTTCTTCACCGGCAACCGCGCGAACATCTCCCATCTGCTACAGAACCCGCATTTCGAGGTGATGCGCCACGACATCACCTTCCCGATCTATGTGGAGGTGGACGAGATCTACAATCTCGCCTGCCCGGCCAGCCCGGTGCACTATCAGCACGACCCCGTCCAGACGGCCAAGGTCAGCGTGCACGGCGCCATCAACATGCTGGGACTGGCAAAGCGCACCGGGGCCAAGATCCTCCAGGCCTCCACCTCGGAGGTGTATGGCGATCCCACGGTGCATCCGCAGACCGAGGATTACCGCGGCAATGTGAACCCGATCGGTCCGCGCGCCTGCTATGACGAGGGCAAGCGCTGTGCCGAGACCCTGTTCTTCGACTATCACCGCCAGCACGATCTGCGCATCCGGGTGATGCGCATCTTCAATACCTACGGGCCCCGCATGCACCCGGCGGACGGGCGCGTGGTGTCGAACTTCATCGTCCAGGCCCTGCAGGGGGAGCCGATCACCATCTATGGCGACGGCTCGCAGACCCGGTCCTTCTGCTATGTGGACGATCTGATCGAGGGCATGATCCGCCTGATGAACGCCCCGGACGAGGTGACCGGCCCGATCAATCTCGGCAATCCGGTGGAGACCCGCGTGCTGGAGCTGGCGGAAAAGATCCGCGACTATCTCGGCAGCTCCAGCCCCATCGTGTTCGAGCCCTTGCCGGTGGACGACCCGATCCAGCGCTGCCCGGACATCACCCGCGCCCGCACGATGCTGGAGTGGGAGCCGAGAGTGTCGCTGGAGGAGGGGCTGCGGCGCACCGTGGACTACTTCGCCGAGCGTCTCACCGCCCCCGCGCCAGCCGCCGTCAAGGTCGGCGCCGGTAAGGTTTAG
- a CDS encoding TonB-dependent receptor plug domain-containing protein — MPKSSLYPMSRRPALWLAFGIAAVLPLPAFAQAGVQAGDIEEIVITATRVPTRLDRVGSSISVITAKEIERSQQPQAIDVLRRVPGVSISRSGGVGSTSLLRLRGSEPGMVKVVIDGVEMNDASSANREFDFNALLTDDIERIEVLRGPQSALYGNDAMAGVINIITRRGQGPLTVRGLIEGGAYDTLRQNLSVSGASGGVEYALSGSNYETDGFSRIAAGDEDDGSTARSVQGRLGFRPNEQVRIDLSGGWSWLDTDFDPGATSDGLAFQEKETLHGRAAGMLTGLDGRLETTMAVGASRTERDFDEPLGFYRFSTFDSDQLGVDLLSNLRLRAADVATLGVAWDREKAETTNTSAGVTAPGVSADVETWAVFGQYLAAVTEELTVTLGLRHDDHAQFGGETTWRTTAAYALDQTGTVFRASYGTARRAPSLYQLFDPSFGNAELEAEESWGADAGMEQSLLDGKVTAGVTVFRNRYDDLIAFTNGYVNVGEARSQGIEASLSARPASWLELSANYTWLDTKNLDTGRELPRRPRNMVNLAADIALTEVASLGADLRYVSSQLDRATATSPRLDGYAVVNLLGRWRVADGISLFGRIENLFDEEYQEVLNYNTPGRSAYGGVRVEF; from the coding sequence GTGCCAAAGTCCAGTCTCTACCCAATGTCCCGCCGGCCAGCGTTGTGGCTGGCATTCGGCATCGCCGCCGTCCTTCCCCTACCGGCATTTGCCCAGGCGGGCGTGCAGGCCGGAGACATAGAGGAAATCGTCATCACCGCCACGCGCGTGCCGACCCGCCTCGACCGTGTCGGCAGCAGCATCAGCGTGATCACCGCCAAGGAGATTGAACGTAGCCAGCAGCCCCAGGCCATAGACGTGCTGCGGCGCGTGCCGGGCGTCTCCATCTCCCGCAGCGGCGGGGTGGGATCGACGTCCCTCCTGCGCCTGCGCGGCTCAGAACCGGGCATGGTCAAGGTGGTGATCGACGGCGTCGAGATGAACGATGCGTCCAGCGCCAACCGGGAGTTCGATTTCAACGCCCTGCTCACCGATGATATCGAGCGGATCGAGGTGCTGCGCGGCCCGCAGAGCGCGCTTTACGGCAATGATGCCATGGCGGGCGTGATCAATATCATCACCCGTCGCGGCCAGGGTCCGCTCACGGTCCGCGGCCTGATCGAAGGCGGCGCCTACGACACCCTCCGCCAAAACCTGTCGGTGAGCGGCGCGTCCGGCGGCGTGGAATATGCCCTGTCGGGCAGCAACTACGAGACGGACGGTTTCTCCCGCATTGCCGCAGGCGATGAGGATGACGGAAGCACCGCCCGGTCGGTGCAGGGCCGGCTCGGCTTCCGCCCCAATGAACAGGTCCGGATCGACCTTTCCGGCGGCTGGTCCTGGCTGGACACGGATTTCGATCCCGGCGCCACCAGCGACGGGCTGGCCTTCCAGGAAAAGGAAACCCTGCATGGCCGGGCAGCAGGCATGCTGACCGGGTTGGATGGCAGATTGGAAACCACCATGGCCGTGGGCGCCAGCCGGACGGAGCGGGATTTCGACGAGCCTCTGGGCTTCTATCGCTTTTCCACCTTCGACAGCGACCAGCTCGGCGTCGACCTGCTCTCGAACCTGCGTCTGCGCGCGGCGGACGTGGCGACGCTCGGCGTCGCCTGGGACCGGGAAAAGGCTGAGACAACGAACACCAGTGCCGGCGTCACTGCGCCAGGCGTGTCGGCGGACGTGGAAACCTGGGCCGTGTTTGGCCAGTACCTGGCCGCCGTCACGGAGGAGCTGACGGTCACGCTGGGACTGCGCCATGATGATCACGCCCAGTTCGGTGGCGAGACGACCTGGCGCACCACCGCGGCCTATGCGCTGGACCAGACCGGAACCGTGTTCCGGGCCAGCTACGGCACCGCCCGGCGAGCGCCCAGCCTGTATCAGCTTTTCGACCCAAGCTTCGGCAATGCCGAGTTGGAGGCGGAAGAAAGCTGGGGAGCGGATGCGGGCATGGAGCAGAGCCTGCTGGATGGCAAAGTGACCGCCGGGGTCACTGTGTTCCGGAATCGCTACGACGATCTGATCGCCTTTACCAACGGCTATGTGAATGTCGGTGAGGCGCGCAGTCAGGGTATCGAGGCCAGCCTGTCCGCACGCCCGGCGAGCTGGTTGGAGCTGAGCGCGAACTATACCTGGCTGGACACCAAGAACCTGGATACCGGCCGCGAACTGCCGCGCCGTCCGCGCAACATGGTGAATCTCGCGGCGGATATCGCCTTGACGGAGGTTGCCAGCCTTGGGGCCGACCTGCGCTATGTCAGCTCTCAGCTTGATCGCGCCACCGCCACCTCGCCCCGGCTTGACGGATACGCGGTCGTCAACCTGCTTGGGCGCTGGCGTGTGGCGGACGGCATCAGCCTGTTCGGCCGCATCGAAAACCTGTTCGACGAGGAGTATCAGGAGGTCCTGAACTACAACACGCCCGGCCGCTCCGCCTATGGCGGCGTCCGGGTGGAGTTCTGA